The proteins below are encoded in one region of Triticum aestivum cultivar Chinese Spring chromosome 1B, IWGSC CS RefSeq v2.1, whole genome shotgun sequence:
- the LOC123097955 gene encoding BTB/POZ domain-containing protein At2g24240 has protein sequence MCTPQTASGRIRLNVGGQVFETTADTLRGAGEGTMLAAMLEPCWNAGATGGVPEYFIDRDPACFASLLNMLRTGELHVPAGVPERMLFQEASYYGLLDRVRATRIGELDLSRTRLAASVPPGRAPVDRPAVRAAPDGGCCVTHGPIVRVYNWMLEERQPVCLTPVEPVRDAVYLSDTTLLVGGRGMAAFSVLTGDLSHHFRIAHEGKKTARLFNARALAFDQQTNVFASCNNSGITPEIGYGIGVWDCITGEQTSYFFDRKYVYALTDASKLQWLASTNALMAVKACLPKDAFSPSSITLVDFRDMSVVWSWSVGSRRLDEKHVADAVVMEDERSVRLISQNHDLGFLDIRSRGSFQQPWTYQSKATTPICYPKLAVHGGLLLASKDDTISVYGGPNHDHLRLALRGSQGGGAIADFSVGGDRLFAVHHEDNVLDVWETLPPPIA, from the coding sequence ATGTGCACACCACAAACAGCCTCCGGCCGCATCCGGCTGAACGTCGGCGGGCAGGTGTTCGAGACGACGGCCGACACTCTCAGAGGCGCAGGCGAGGGAACCATGCTCGCCGCCATGTTGGAACCCTGCTGGAATGCCGGCGCCACCGGGGGCGTGCCCGAGTACTTCATCGACCGCGACCCGGCCTGCTTTGCCTCGCTCCTCAACATGCTCCGCACGGGCGAGCTGCATGTCCCGGCCGGCGTCCCGGAGCGGATGCTCTTCCAGGAGGCGTCCTACTACGGCCTCCTCGACCGTGTCCGCGCCACTCGCATCGGTGAGCTCGACCTCAGCAGGACCCGGCTGGCGGCATCCGTGCCGCCGGGGCGGGCGCCGGTGGACCGCCCGGCCGTCCGCGCAGCGCCAGACGGAGGGTGCTGCGTCACGCATGGCCCCATCGTGCGGGTCTACAACTGGATGCTCGAGGAGCGTCAGCCAGTCTGCCTCACGCCTGTTGAGCCGGTCCGCGATGCTGTCTACCTCAGCGACACCACGCTCCTCGTTGGGGGACGTGGCATGGCAGCATTCTCCGTGCTCACCGGCGATCTGagtcaccacttccgcatagcgcACGAGGGCAAGAAGACAGCTCGGCTTTTTAACGCGAGGGCGCTGGCCTTTGACCAGCAAACAAACGTCTTTGCTAGCTGCAACAACTCGGGCATAACTCCAGAAATTGGCTACGGCATCGGTGTTTGGGACTGCATCACCGGCGAACAAACAAGCTATTTCTTTGACCGGAAGTACGTCTACGCTCTGACCGACGCCAGCAAGCTTCAGTGGTTGGCAAGCACCAACGCTCTCATGGCGGTCAAGGCATGCTTACCGAAAGATGCTTTTTCACCGTCTTCCATCACTCTGGTGGATTTCCGGGATATGAGTGTTGTGTGGTCATGGTCCGTCGGCAGCCGGAGATTGGATGAAAAGCATGTTGCCGATGCCGTCGTGATGGAGGACGAGAGGTCGGTCCGCTTGATCAGCCAGAACCATGATCTCGGGTTCCTCGACATCCGTTCTCGGGGCTCTTTCCAGCAGCCGTGGACATATCAGAGCAAGGCGACGACTCCGATATGCTATCCGAAGCTCGCCGTGCATGGTGGGCTGCTCTTAGCGTCCAAGGATGACACCATCTCGGTATATGGCGGCCCAAATCATGACCACCTGAGGCTGGCGCTGCGTGGGAGCCAAGGCGGTGGCGCCATTGCCGACTTCTCGGTTGGGGGCGACCGTCTCTTCGCGGTGCATCATGAGGACAACGTGCTGGATGTGTGGGAGACACTGCCACCTCCCATCGCCTAA